In Stigmatopora nigra isolate UIUO_SnigA chromosome 11, RoL_Snig_1.1, whole genome shotgun sequence, the following proteins share a genomic window:
- the bin1a gene encoding myc box-dependent-interacting protein 1 isoform X1, translating to MAELNLGKGLTAGKVASNVQKKLTRAQEKVLQKLGKADETKDVAFEEGVINFNKQYTEGSKLQRDLRAYLEAVKAMHESSKNVQACLADMYEPDWYGKNEVDSIVEDCDVLWTDYHQKLVDHALISMDTYLGQFPDIKARIAKRDRKLVDYDSARHNYATTHKTKKKDGGIKITKPSSLLERATPGWAQGILSAHNVAQSSLSRSQAEEELERAQKVFEEINIDLQEELPSLWNSRVGFYVSTFQSLAGFEEKFHKEISRLDQDLYDILIKLEETDTSRKTGNRSALSSGANRSGNDEPNYTLKPGPPPIPKSPSKLKPAVPPPPKVTPSKEMKAENIVNLFDSAATPDISVTSPTEPANWDSWPEDGDAQEEATKMHYDPVTAAADAWGDDDTPPARYDPIAAATEGWGDDGTQPVPNEERWDDNETQPAYEEPVAEAQATPVENEYQVDENAASPTEASVDACEEEATPPATNEEDQGESETPTEGAPEAEEMEAAEEATLDDTPVENEEPTVTKEDSPDMPQGFLFKVQVMHDYAANDTDELEMKAGDVVLVITFDNPDEQDDGWLMGMIEEDWKQKKENSTRGVFPENFTQRL from the exons ATGGCTGAGCTCAATTTGGGGAAGGGGTTGACTGCGGGAAAAGTGGCCAGCAACGTACAGAAAAAGCTAACGAGAGCTCAAGAAAAG GTTCTACAAAAACTTGGAAAAGCAGATGAGACCAAAGACGTTGCTTTTGAAGAGGGAGTTATCAACTTCAACAAGCAATAT ACTGAAGGGAGCAAACTCCAGCGAGACCTCAGAGCATACCTGGAGGCTGTGAAAG CAATGCATGAGTCCTCGAAGAACGTCCAAGCATGCTTAGCTGACATGTATGAGCCCGATTGGTATGGCAAGAATGAAGTTGATTCCATTGTAGAG GATTGTGATGTACTCTGGACTGACTACCATCAGAAGTTGGTTGATCATGCTCTCATCTCCATGGATACCTATTTGGGACAGTTTCCCGATATTAAA GCTCGCATTGCCAAGAGGGACAGAAAATTGGTGGATTATGACAGTGCCAGACACAACTATGCTACCACACATAAGACTAAGAAAAAGGATGGTGGTATTAAAATCACCAAG CCATCCTCATTGTTGGAAAGGGCTACCCCTGGCTGGGCTCAAGGGATTCTGTCTGCGCACAATGTTGCCCAGAGTAGCTTGTCTAGAAGCCAG GCCGAGGAAGAGTTGGAACGAGCCCAGAAAGTGTTTGAGGAGATCAATATCGACTTACAGGAGGAGTTACCTTCTCTCTGGAACAG TCGTGTTGGATTTTACGTCAGCACCTTTCAAAGTTTGGCTGGTTTTGAAGAAAAGTTCCACAAGGAAATAAGTCGG TTGGATCAGGATTTATATGATATCTTGATAAAGCTCGAAGAGACAGACACAAGCAG AAAGACAGGTAACCGCAGCGCCTTATCGTCAGGAGCAAATAGGAG TGGCAACGATGAGCCCAATTATACTCTCAAGCCTGGACCCCCGCCAATTCCAAAATCCCCATCCAAG CTCAAACCAGCAGTGCCTCCCCCGCCCAAGGTGACTCCATCCAAAGAGATGAAAGCAGAAAATATCGTCAACCTGTTTGATTCTGCAGCAACTCCTGATATTAGTGTCACCTCCCCTACAGAG CCAGCAAATTGGGACTCTTGG CCAGAGGATGGCGATGCGCAAGAAGAGGCCACCAAGATGCACTATGACCCCGTGACGGCTGCTGCCGATGCCTGGGGTGATGATGATACGCCGCCTGCCCGCTATGACCCAATAGCTGCAGCCACAGAGGGCTGGGGGGACGATGGTACCCAACCAGTTCCCAATGAGGAAAGATGGGATGACAATGAAACCCAGCCGGCATATGAGGAACCCGTAGCTGAAGCCCAGGCGACTCCGGTCGAGAACGAGTACCAGGTGGACGAGAACGCCGCAAGTCCTACCGAGGCTTCAGTTGATGCATGTGAAGAAGAAGCTACCCCTCCTGCCACTAATGAAGAGGATCAG GGTGAGTCAGAAACACCTACAGAAGGAGCTCCTGAAGCAGAAGAGATGGAAGCTGCAGAAGAAGCAACATTAGATGAT ACACCTGTAGAAAATGAAGAACCCACAGTAACAAAGGAGGATTCACCTGACATGCCCCAAGGTTTCCTGTTTAAA GTCCAGGTGATGCATGATTATGCCGCAAACGACACAGACGAATTAGAAATGAAAGCGGGAGATGTTGTGCTAGTGATAACCTTCGATAACCCAGATGAACAG GATGACGGCTGGCTGATGGGAATGATTGAAGAGGACTGGAagcagaaaaaagaaaacagcacCAGAGGAGTATTCCCTGAGAATTTCACCCAAAGGCTGTGA
- the bin1a gene encoding myc box-dependent-interacting protein 1 isoform X3 — protein sequence MAELNLGKGLTAGKVASNVQKKLTRAQEKVLQKLGKADETKDVAFEEGVINFNKQYTEGSKLQRDLRAYLEAVKAMHESSKNVQACLADMYEPDWYGKNEVDSIVEDCDVLWTDYHQKLVDHALISMDTYLGQFPDIKARIAKRDRKLVDYDSARHNYATTHKTKKKDGGIKITKPSSLLERATPGWAQGILSAHNVAQSSLSRSQAEEELERAQKVFEEINIDLQEELPSLWNSRVGFYVSTFQSLAGFEEKFHKEISRLDQDLYDILIKLEETDTSRKTGNRSALSSGANRSGNDEPNYTLKPGPPPIPKSPSKLKPAVPPPPKVTPSKEMKAENIVNLFDSAATPDISVTSPTEPANWDSWGESETPTEGAPEAEEMEAAEEATLDDTPVENEEPTVTKEDSPDMPQGFLFKVQVMHDYAANDTDELEMKAGDVVLVITFDNPDEQDDGWLMGMIEEDWKQKKENSTRGVFPENFTQRL from the exons ATGGCTGAGCTCAATTTGGGGAAGGGGTTGACTGCGGGAAAAGTGGCCAGCAACGTACAGAAAAAGCTAACGAGAGCTCAAGAAAAG GTTCTACAAAAACTTGGAAAAGCAGATGAGACCAAAGACGTTGCTTTTGAAGAGGGAGTTATCAACTTCAACAAGCAATAT ACTGAAGGGAGCAAACTCCAGCGAGACCTCAGAGCATACCTGGAGGCTGTGAAAG CAATGCATGAGTCCTCGAAGAACGTCCAAGCATGCTTAGCTGACATGTATGAGCCCGATTGGTATGGCAAGAATGAAGTTGATTCCATTGTAGAG GATTGTGATGTACTCTGGACTGACTACCATCAGAAGTTGGTTGATCATGCTCTCATCTCCATGGATACCTATTTGGGACAGTTTCCCGATATTAAA GCTCGCATTGCCAAGAGGGACAGAAAATTGGTGGATTATGACAGTGCCAGACACAACTATGCTACCACACATAAGACTAAGAAAAAGGATGGTGGTATTAAAATCACCAAG CCATCCTCATTGTTGGAAAGGGCTACCCCTGGCTGGGCTCAAGGGATTCTGTCTGCGCACAATGTTGCCCAGAGTAGCTTGTCTAGAAGCCAG GCCGAGGAAGAGTTGGAACGAGCCCAGAAAGTGTTTGAGGAGATCAATATCGACTTACAGGAGGAGTTACCTTCTCTCTGGAACAG TCGTGTTGGATTTTACGTCAGCACCTTTCAAAGTTTGGCTGGTTTTGAAGAAAAGTTCCACAAGGAAATAAGTCGG TTGGATCAGGATTTATATGATATCTTGATAAAGCTCGAAGAGACAGACACAAGCAG AAAGACAGGTAACCGCAGCGCCTTATCGTCAGGAGCAAATAGGAG TGGCAACGATGAGCCCAATTATACTCTCAAGCCTGGACCCCCGCCAATTCCAAAATCCCCATCCAAG CTCAAACCAGCAGTGCCTCCCCCGCCCAAGGTGACTCCATCCAAAGAGATGAAAGCAGAAAATATCGTCAACCTGTTTGATTCTGCAGCAACTCCTGATATTAGTGTCACCTCCCCTACAGAG CCAGCAAATTGGGACTCTTGG GGTGAGTCAGAAACACCTACAGAAGGAGCTCCTGAAGCAGAAGAGATGGAAGCTGCAGAAGAAGCAACATTAGATGAT ACACCTGTAGAAAATGAAGAACCCACAGTAACAAAGGAGGATTCACCTGACATGCCCCAAGGTTTCCTGTTTAAA GTCCAGGTGATGCATGATTATGCCGCAAACGACACAGACGAATTAGAAATGAAAGCGGGAGATGTTGTGCTAGTGATAACCTTCGATAACCCAGATGAACAG GATGACGGCTGGCTGATGGGAATGATTGAAGAGGACTGGAagcagaaaaaagaaaacagcacCAGAGGAGTATTCCCTGAGAATTTCACCCAAAGGCTGTGA
- the bin1a gene encoding myc box-dependent-interacting protein 1 isoform X2 — protein sequence MAELNLGKGLTAGKVASNVQKKLTRAQEKVLQKLGKADETKDVAFEEGVINFNKQYTEGSKLQRDLRAYLEAVKAMHESSKNVQACLADMYEPDWYGKNEVDSIVEDCDVLWTDYHQKLVDHALISMDTYLGQFPDIKARIAKRDRKLVDYDSARHNYATTHKTKKKDGGIKITKPSSLLERATPGWAQGILSAHNVAQSSLSRSQAEEELERAQKVFEEINIDLQEELPSLWNSRVGFYVSTFQSLAGFEEKFHKEISRLDQDLYDILIKLEETDTSSGNDEPNYTLKPGPPPIPKSPSKLKPAVPPPPKVTPSKEMKAENIVNLFDSAATPDISVTSPTEPANWDSWPEDGDAQEEATKMHYDPVTAAADAWGDDDTPPARYDPIAAATEGWGDDGTQPVPNEERWDDNETQPAYEEPVAEAQATPVENEYQVDENAASPTEASVDACEEEATPPATNEEDQGESETPTEGAPEAEEMEAAEEATLDDTPVENEEPTVTKEDSPDMPQGFLFKVQVMHDYAANDTDELEMKAGDVVLVITFDNPDEQDDGWLMGMIEEDWKQKKENSTRGVFPENFTQRL from the exons ATGGCTGAGCTCAATTTGGGGAAGGGGTTGACTGCGGGAAAAGTGGCCAGCAACGTACAGAAAAAGCTAACGAGAGCTCAAGAAAAG GTTCTACAAAAACTTGGAAAAGCAGATGAGACCAAAGACGTTGCTTTTGAAGAGGGAGTTATCAACTTCAACAAGCAATAT ACTGAAGGGAGCAAACTCCAGCGAGACCTCAGAGCATACCTGGAGGCTGTGAAAG CAATGCATGAGTCCTCGAAGAACGTCCAAGCATGCTTAGCTGACATGTATGAGCCCGATTGGTATGGCAAGAATGAAGTTGATTCCATTGTAGAG GATTGTGATGTACTCTGGACTGACTACCATCAGAAGTTGGTTGATCATGCTCTCATCTCCATGGATACCTATTTGGGACAGTTTCCCGATATTAAA GCTCGCATTGCCAAGAGGGACAGAAAATTGGTGGATTATGACAGTGCCAGACACAACTATGCTACCACACATAAGACTAAGAAAAAGGATGGTGGTATTAAAATCACCAAG CCATCCTCATTGTTGGAAAGGGCTACCCCTGGCTGGGCTCAAGGGATTCTGTCTGCGCACAATGTTGCCCAGAGTAGCTTGTCTAGAAGCCAG GCCGAGGAAGAGTTGGAACGAGCCCAGAAAGTGTTTGAGGAGATCAATATCGACTTACAGGAGGAGTTACCTTCTCTCTGGAACAG TCGTGTTGGATTTTACGTCAGCACCTTTCAAAGTTTGGCTGGTTTTGAAGAAAAGTTCCACAAGGAAATAAGTCGG TTGGATCAGGATTTATATGATATCTTGATAAAGCTCGAAGAGACAGACACAAGCAG TGGCAACGATGAGCCCAATTATACTCTCAAGCCTGGACCCCCGCCAATTCCAAAATCCCCATCCAAG CTCAAACCAGCAGTGCCTCCCCCGCCCAAGGTGACTCCATCCAAAGAGATGAAAGCAGAAAATATCGTCAACCTGTTTGATTCTGCAGCAACTCCTGATATTAGTGTCACCTCCCCTACAGAG CCAGCAAATTGGGACTCTTGG CCAGAGGATGGCGATGCGCAAGAAGAGGCCACCAAGATGCACTATGACCCCGTGACGGCTGCTGCCGATGCCTGGGGTGATGATGATACGCCGCCTGCCCGCTATGACCCAATAGCTGCAGCCACAGAGGGCTGGGGGGACGATGGTACCCAACCAGTTCCCAATGAGGAAAGATGGGATGACAATGAAACCCAGCCGGCATATGAGGAACCCGTAGCTGAAGCCCAGGCGACTCCGGTCGAGAACGAGTACCAGGTGGACGAGAACGCCGCAAGTCCTACCGAGGCTTCAGTTGATGCATGTGAAGAAGAAGCTACCCCTCCTGCCACTAATGAAGAGGATCAG GGTGAGTCAGAAACACCTACAGAAGGAGCTCCTGAAGCAGAAGAGATGGAAGCTGCAGAAGAAGCAACATTAGATGAT ACACCTGTAGAAAATGAAGAACCCACAGTAACAAAGGAGGATTCACCTGACATGCCCCAAGGTTTCCTGTTTAAA GTCCAGGTGATGCATGATTATGCCGCAAACGACACAGACGAATTAGAAATGAAAGCGGGAGATGTTGTGCTAGTGATAACCTTCGATAACCCAGATGAACAG GATGACGGCTGGCTGATGGGAATGATTGAAGAGGACTGGAagcagaaaaaagaaaacagcacCAGAGGAGTATTCCCTGAGAATTTCACCCAAAGGCTGTGA
- the LOC144204079 gene encoding indian hedgehog B protein-like, protein MRIPFPRLTAPLCALVLLLLAPASESCGPGRGYGKRRPPKKLIPLAYKQFSPNVAEKTLGASGRPEGKVTRSSERFKELTPNYNTDIIFKDEEDTGADRLMTQRCKDKLNSLAISVMNMWPGVKLRVTEGWDEDGHHSEDSLHYEGRAVDITTSDRDRNKYAMLARLAVEAGFDWVYYESKAHIHCSVKSEHSVAAKTGGCFPGDAQVTLESGIIKQMRDLRPSDRVLASSTTNGHGPLLYSTVLSFLDLQSNVTKIFTLIGTNTGLNITLTAAHLIFVTDCTDGIGKENVRTSFASEVQPGQCLLTSQGTETTQAVVTFVEEKLGTGVYAPLTQHGSIVVNRVLASCYAAVDNHHLAHWALSPLRLVRTLMGSAKQLTDGVHWYPRLLQRIGEMLLDPKHFHTLGNERGL, encoded by the exons ATGCGGATCCCCTTCCCCCGTCTCACCGCCCCTCTGTGCGCCTTggttctcctcctcctcgcacCTGCCTCGGAAAGCTGCGGACCGGGGAGGGGGTACGGCAAGAGGCGCCCCCCAAAGAAGCTCATCCCGCTAGCCTACAAGCAATTCAGCCCAAACGTGGCCGAGAAAACTTTGGGGGCGAGCGGGCGTCCCGAGGGCAAAGTAACACGCAGTTCGGAACGTTTTAAGGAGCTGACACCCAACTATAACACCGATATCATCTTTAAGGATGAAGAGGACACCGGTGCCGACAGACTGATGACCCAG CGCTGTAAAGACAAGTTGAACTCCTTGGCCATTTCTGTGATGAACATGTGGCCTGGGGTGAAATTGAGAGTCACAGAGGGTTGGGATGAGGACGGTCATCACTCAGAGGACTCGTTGCATTATGAGGGCCGAGCCGTGGACATCACCACATCAGACAG AGACAGAAACAAATATGCCATGTTGGCTCGGCTTGCTGTAGAAGCTGGATTTGACTGGGTCTACTATGAGTCTAAAGCCCATATTCATTGTAGCGTCAAATCAG AACATTCCGTCGCAGCCAAAACTGGTGGTTGTTTCCCAGGCGATGCTCAAGTTACCCTTGAGAGCGGAATTATCAAGCAGATGCGTGATCTTCGTCCAAGTGACCGTGTTTTGGCTTCATCGACAACAAACGGGCATGGGCCGCTTCTCTACAGTACAGTTCTATCCTTTTTGGATCTCCAGTCTAATGTCACAAAGATTTTCACTCTCATCGGAACCAACACTGGACTTAATATAACGCTCACAGCGGCACACCTCATTTTCGTCACAGACTGCACAGACGGAATTGGCAAAGAAAATGTGAGGACATCATTTGCCAGCGAGGTGCAGCCAGGTCAGTGTTTACTGACCTCACAAGGGACGGAAACAACACAAGCGGTTGTGACTTTTGTAGAGGAGAAGCTGGGCACTGGGGTATATGCCCCGCTGACCCAACACGGGTCTATAGTGGTGAACAGAGTTTTAGCATCATGTTATGCTGCTGTGGACAATCATCATTTGGCCCACTGGGCTCTTTCCCCGCTGCGTTTGGTCCGCACATTGATGGGTTCTGCAAAACAACTAACTGATGGAGTGCACTGGTACCCTCGGCTTCTGCAGAGGATCGGGGAAATGCTACTGGACCCAAAACACTTCCACACCTTGGGAAATGAGCGAGGACTCTGA